One region of Armatimonadota bacterium genomic DNA includes:
- a CDS encoding sodium-translocating pyrophosphatase, with product MLRNSERALKMLRKLSLLAVLVLVGLSLSIVAQAAEAIELPEFNELELVWPSVWAVFICAIIGLLFGAWWFAAIMRESPGSQGMIAVSRAVQEGAWAYLKRQIKTMIWFVIIIAIGLIFLYKGLPEFQYKGAGGIPVYVGVGIAFIMGVAASYLAGLVGMMMAVRANVRVANAALSSFKRALYVAFRAGGVSGMATVGLGLLGACLVFFMFREQSMKVLIGFGFGGCLAALFMRIGGGIYTKAADVGADLVGKVEKGIPEDDPRNAATIADNVGDNVGDCAGMAADVFESYEVTLVAAIILGAAAYPFLQTVPGLNAVAAVLALVVYPLLIRAVGVIASIIGVYTVRGRDDMAMNPMHPINVGFFMSALFATIGFFGISYYIFAVKVPIAGFEWWRFAAANLSGIILALIIDKLTEYFTAIDKKPVTETARAAKTGPATIILSGFASGLESSVWGIVAICLSILAAMLLFKGNPEFSAYGIALAGLGLLSTTGFMLAMDTYGPISDNANGIFEMSGALKDVGEESNAHKIVAKLDAVGNTTKALTKGLAIATAVIAATALFRSFMADAGLLHIGIRVDFTQVFIGLLIGGAVPFLFCSFAINAVSRAAFMLVEEVRRQFREIPGIMDYDPRSGSDKGKPDYQRCVAISTAAAQKELMSPAILAVSAPILVAFGLGYGDPLRGAAALGGFLAGAILTGQLMAVLLANTGGLWDNAKKKIEDGMFGGKGTAEHKAAVVGDTVGDPFKDTAGPALNPMIKVMNLVAILIAPIAITNISSGVRTAIVIITAIALAGAVLWSKRGGIESVEEIEKELEKEEKVPEPAGR from the coding sequence ATGCTTCGTAATTCTGAGCGAGCATTGAAAATGCTCAGGAAGCTTAGCTTGCTTGCAGTATTGGTGCTTGTAGGTCTGAGTTTGAGCATCGTTGCCCAAGCAGCTGAGGCAATCGAGTTGCCAGAATTTAACGAACTTGAGCTCGTTTGGCCTTCTGTTTGGGCCGTGTTTATTTGCGCGATTATAGGCCTACTCTTCGGCGCATGGTGGTTTGCCGCAATTATGAGAGAGAGTCCAGGCTCGCAAGGAATGATAGCTGTATCTAGGGCTGTACAAGAGGGCGCATGGGCTTATTTGAAGCGGCAGATAAAGACAATGATTTGGTTTGTTATCATCATCGCCATTGGACTTATATTTCTGTACAAAGGACTGCCAGAATTTCAATATAAAGGGGCAGGCGGTATTCCCGTATATGTTGGCGTTGGCATAGCTTTCATTATGGGTGTGGCTGCATCGTATCTAGCTGGTTTAGTTGGCATGATGATGGCCGTTAGAGCAAATGTCCGCGTCGCAAATGCCGCCTTATCTAGCTTTAAGCGTGCGCTCTATGTTGCATTTCGCGCGGGCGGCGTTTCCGGAATGGCAACAGTGGGGCTTGGGCTTCTTGGAGCATGTCTGGTATTCTTCATGTTCCGCGAGCAGTCCATGAAGGTGCTGATTGGCTTCGGGTTTGGCGGATGTTTGGCGGCACTGTTTATGAGAATTGGCGGTGGTATTTACACCAAAGCTGCCGACGTTGGCGCTGACCTCGTCGGTAAGGTTGAGAAAGGCATCCCTGAGGATGACCCCAGGAACGCAGCCACGATAGCCGACAACGTGGGCGACAATGTAGGTGACTGCGCCGGAATGGCGGCCGACGTCTTCGAATCCTATGAAGTTACACTTGTTGCAGCAATCATCCTGGGTGCGGCGGCATATCCCTTCTTGCAAACAGTGCCAGGACTGAACGCGGTTGCAGCTGTGTTGGCGCTCGTTGTTTATCCATTGCTCATCCGTGCAGTGGGCGTTATCGCCTCAATCATAGGTGTGTATACCGTTCGGGGAAGAGATGACATGGCAATGAACCCGATGCATCCAATTAATGTCGGGTTCTTTATGTCCGCCTTATTCGCAACCATAGGGTTCTTTGGTATCTCCTACTATATTTTCGCAGTTAAGGTTCCGATTGCTGGATTTGAATGGTGGCGATTTGCAGCTGCCAACCTTAGCGGCATCATCCTGGCATTAATTATTGATAAGTTGACCGAGTACTTCACTGCCATAGATAAGAAACCCGTCACTGAGACCGCCAGAGCGGCGAAGACAGGTCCGGCGACAATAATATTGAGCGGATTTGCCTCTGGTCTTGAATCAAGCGTGTGGGGTATAGTGGCTATCTGCCTTTCAATTCTTGCGGCTATGCTTCTATTTAAGGGCAATCCCGAATTTTCCGCCTATGGAATTGCGCTCGCAGGACTTGGTTTGCTTTCAACTACCGGTTTCATGCTGGCAATGGACACCTATGGCCCGATTTCCGACAATGCCAACGGCATTTTCGAAATGTCTGGGGCGCTGAAAGACGTAGGAGAAGAGAGCAATGCCCATAAAATTGTCGCCAAACTAGACGCGGTAGGTAATACAACCAAGGCTCTAACCAAGGGGCTTGCGATTGCCACGGCAGTGATAGCGGCGACGGCACTTTTCCGCTCTTTTATGGCTGATGCTGGTTTGCTTCATATAGGCATCCGTGTTGATTTCACGCAAGTCTTCATTGGGCTTTTGATAGGCGGTGCTGTGCCATTCCTATTCTGTTCATTTGCTATCAATGCGGTTAGCCGTGCGGCATTCATGCTAGTTGAGGAGGTTCGGCGGCAATTTCGCGAAATCCCAGGTATTATGGATTACGACCCGCGGAGTGGGTCTGACAAGGGCAAGCCTGATTATCAGAGATGTGTTGCTATCTCAACAGCGGCAGCACAAAAAGAGCTTATGAGTCCGGCAATCTTGGCGGTGAGTGCCCCGATTCTCGTTGCGTTTGGCTTGGGTTACGGAGACCCCTTGAGAGGTGCTGCAGCGCTTGGCGGTTTCTTAGCTGGTGCAATACTTACCGGCCAGCTTATGGCGGTATTGCTTGCGAACACCGGCGGCCTCTGGGATAACGCAAAAAAGAAGATTGAAGATGGTATGTTTGGTGGTAAGGGCACAGCAGAGCACAAAGCGGCAGTCGTTGGCGATACCGTTGGTGACCCATTCAAAGATACGGCTGGTCCAGCGCTTAACCCGATGATTAAAGTTATGAACCTGGTGGCGATTCTAATTGCTCCCATAGCTATTACCAACATAAGCAGTGGTGTTCGAACTGCAATTGTGATAATAACAGCGATCGCCCTGGCGGGTGCAGTTCTTTGGAGCAAGCGCGGCGGAATCGAAAGCGTAGAGGAAATAGAAAAGGAGCTTGAAAAGGAAGAGAAAGTTCCAGAACCAGCAGGGCGGTGA
- a CDS encoding SpoIIE family protein phosphatase gives MHISRLRNKLFLTGLLIATPFVVCIILIQIFHFKEEVNNAIKDQQEVAGDIAQAYSSYVEEILVLESILGERITEQPGISPSQLRHNLLDIVLFCPKVKHIAVADPNGRVIASNIPQMEGMNIFQFLEIKQEPARKVLLSSSFYMKPLNAEVFAISFPVQDKNRRLSCVISALVDEESIKQSIVGRMMNSGMVVITDSKGVIAVKNNIGRNFPGRQCWLHLPPIREALRGRSVMVEKFRMPSGPVVLGAVEPIREFNWAVGVFYPREDVVGPVRRKAAVWLLLTLLFVGIALGVTGYLGNLLSKPLLDLVEAARAFQAGDMSVRADVRTGDEIQLLGQSFNEMAATLQERTNELHEALRSEQGRTAETSTLYTVAQGLIVAANLSERLEIIARSLASFCKLKRCTIFLRRGDRLIASAGWGLIHPELVHGITIDLSESAQLEQEAILAGKPVIIEDITNCGVLPIEFINSVNLKGGLLLPLVRRHHVVGIAFLDNPGEVPILDQQILDGARQLADLAAIAIEHAMASQKQRNIAEALQSSMLPTIPSSIGVFSLACRYYPALEEAELGGDFYDLLALPGGRMGLVIADVAGKGLEAAVYTAMGKYTLRAFLSEENFPSSALTRTNNALVRTTQEWGFVTMFHGILDVENGQLVYSNAGHPPAILARESGEIVMLPAGDRQPPLGIFPDIKYVDETLDILPDEILVCYTDGIIEARRDGEQFSIERLASVIADHKNESPNQIADAIYESIIDFSQGVLQDDIALMVLKREQT, from the coding sequence ATGCACATCAGCAGACTTCGCAATAAACTTTTTTTAACTGGTTTATTGATTGCAACACCGTTTGTTGTTTGCATTATCCTCATCCAGATATTCCACTTCAAAGAAGAAGTCAATAATGCAATTAAGGACCAGCAAGAAGTTGCAGGTGATATCGCACAAGCATATTCTAGCTACGTGGAAGAAATATTAGTATTGGAGAGTATTCTCGGCGAAAGGATAACCGAACAACCTGGAATTTCTCCATCCCAACTCCGGCACAACCTGCTGGATATTGTACTCTTTTGCCCAAAGGTGAAGCACATAGCCGTGGCTGACCCAAATGGTAGGGTAATTGCTAGTAACATCCCGCAAATGGAAGGCATGAATATCTTCCAATTTCTGGAAATAAAGCAAGAGCCTGCACGCAAAGTCTTACTTAGTAGTTCTTTTTATATGAAACCTTTAAATGCTGAGGTTTTTGCTATTTCTTTTCCAGTTCAAGATAAAAATAGACGGCTCTCTTGCGTAATTAGCGCATTGGTGGATGAGGAATCGATCAAGCAGTCTATAGTGGGACGCATGATGAACTCTGGGATGGTTGTTATTACGGATTCCAAAGGTGTGATAGCTGTTAAGAATAACATTGGGAGAAATTTCCCTGGTCGCCAATGCTGGTTGCATTTACCTCCTATACGCGAGGCACTTAGAGGTAGGTCGGTGATGGTTGAAAAGTTTCGGATGCCTTCGGGTCCGGTAGTGCTTGGAGCGGTGGAGCCAATTCGGGAGTTTAATTGGGCGGTAGGAGTGTTTTATCCTAGGGAAGACGTTGTTGGTCCTGTGCGCCGCAAAGCTGCAGTGTGGTTATTACTTACCCTGCTGTTTGTTGGGATTGCCCTGGGTGTTACGGGTTATCTGGGTAATTTATTAAGCAAGCCTTTGCTTGATTTGGTCGAGGCGGCACGGGCTTTTCAGGCAGGCGATATGAGCGTGCGAGCAGATGTTCGTACCGGCGACGAGATACAGCTTTTGGGGCAGAGCTTTAACGAAATGGCGGCGACGCTCCAGGAGCGCACAAACGAGTTGCACGAAGCTTTGCGGTCAGAGCAGGGCCGTACTGCCGAGACATCTACTTTGTATACTGTAGCCCAAGGACTAATAGTTGCTGCAAATCTTAGTGAACGCCTGGAAATTATTGCGAGATCTCTAGCATCTTTTTGTAAACTTAAACGTTGTACTATTTTTCTCAGGCGTGGCGACAGGTTGATAGCCAGCGCTGGGTGGGGATTAATTCATCCTGAGTTGGTACATGGAATTACGATAGATCTTTCAGAATCGGCTCAATTGGAACAAGAAGCCATATTAGCGGGGAAGCCGGTCATCATTGAGGATATTACCAACTGCGGTGTTTTGCCTATCGAATTTATTAATAGTGTGAATTTAAAAGGGGGGCTGTTGCTCCCGCTAGTGAGAAGGCATCATGTGGTTGGCATTGCATTCCTTGATAATCCGGGAGAGGTGCCAATTTTAGACCAACAAATACTAGACGGTGCCAGGCAGCTTGCAGATCTTGCCGCTATTGCTATTGAACATGCAATGGCTTCCCAAAAGCAGCGCAATATAGCCGAGGCGCTTCAAAGCAGTATGCTTCCGACAATTCCTTCTAGCATTGGGGTTTTTAGTTTAGCCTGCCGCTACTATCCTGCTTTAGAGGAAGCCGAGCTTGGAGGGGATTTTTATGATTTGTTGGCACTCCCAGGGGGTCGGATGGGACTAGTTATCGCGGACGTGGCGGGCAAAGGGCTTGAGGCCGCTGTATACACAGCAATGGGTAAGTATACGCTCCGAGCGTTCTTGTCCGAAGAGAACTTTCCTAGTTCAGCGCTTACTCGCACTAACAATGCTTTGGTTCGAACAACCCAGGAGTGGGGATTTGTCACGATGTTTCATGGCATACTCGATGTGGAAAATGGCCAGTTAGTTTATTCTAATGCTGGTCACCCACCTGCAATACTTGCTCGCGAGTCTGGCGAGATTGTAATGCTACCCGCAGGAGACCGCCAACCTCCCCTCGGCATCTTCCCCGATATTAAGTATGTTGATGAAACATTGGATATTTTGCCAGATGAGATACTCGTATGCTATACCGATGGAATAATAGAAGCCAGACGCGATGGTGAGCAGTTCAGCATCGAGAGATTAGCAAGCGTGATAGCAGACCATAAGAATGAGAGCCCAAACCAGATTGCTGATGCCATTTACGAAAGCATAATTGACTTTTCTCAAGGTGTTCTACAGGATGATATTGCTCTAATGGTGTTGAAGCGCGAACAGACTTAG
- a CDS encoding MFS transporter gives MRENRTPRISKTVITLGLVSLLTDISSEGIYPLIPLFLTETLHARVLAVGLIEGVAESTASLLRIVSGWLSDVLRNRKWLTVAGYSLSALSKPLLALATSWHFVFGIRFMDRLGKGIRTAPRDALIADVAAAEARGISFGLHRAMDSLGATLGPLIAFLLILYGINNYRQLFLLAFIPAATAVLILIAFVREARRETFEKVDMPSLRIGRFSRPFKLFLLITTLFSIGNSSDAFLILRAKNVGVTAASTLLVYVLFNSVDSIFATAAGALSDKIGRRNVVLSGYLLFALVYTGFALARSPMTIWLLFAMYGLYNALTHGVQKAFASDLIEAGVRGTGMGAYNMLTGLALFPASLIAGYLWDSISPSAPFYYGAATALLSALLLAICFRSSDVIYSGR, from the coding sequence TTGCGCGAAAACCGGACGCCAAGAATTAGTAAAACAGTAATAACGCTAGGCCTTGTCAGTCTTCTAACGGATATATCCAGCGAGGGGATATACCCTCTTATACCATTATTCCTTACCGAAACCCTCCATGCGAGAGTTTTGGCTGTGGGGCTGATAGAAGGAGTCGCCGAAAGTACAGCAAGCCTCCTAAGAATAGTTTCCGGCTGGCTAAGCGATGTGCTACGTAACCGAAAATGGCTCACTGTTGCTGGATACTCTCTGTCGGCGCTTAGTAAACCCTTGCTTGCTCTTGCTACCTCTTGGCACTTTGTCTTTGGCATCAGGTTTATGGACCGCCTCGGAAAGGGTATTCGCACTGCACCCAGGGACGCACTAATTGCGGATGTTGCGGCTGCCGAGGCTCGCGGAATCTCATTTGGCTTACACAGAGCAATGGATAGCCTTGGAGCAACACTTGGTCCACTGATTGCTTTTCTATTAATTTTGTATGGCATCAATAACTACCGCCAGTTATTTTTGCTCGCGTTTATTCCTGCTGCGACTGCAGTGCTTATCCTCATCGCCTTCGTCCGCGAAGCCAGGCGGGAAACTTTCGAAAAAGTAGATATGCCTTCTCTGCGGATTGGTAGGTTTAGCCGCCCATTCAAGTTGTTTTTATTAATTACAACACTTTTCTCTATTGGCAACTCAAGCGACGCATTCCTTATATTGCGAGCAAAAAACGTGGGGGTTACGGCGGCCTCAACCCTCTTAGTATATGTCCTCTTTAATTCTGTTGATTCAATCTTCGCAACAGCGGCAGGAGCACTTTCAGATAAAATCGGGCGGAGAAATGTAGTATTATCAGGATATCTACTATTCGCCTTAGTCTATACTGGGTTCGCCCTTGCAAGAAGCCCTATGACAATTTGGCTACTTTTTGCAATGTACGGCCTATACAACGCCTTGACACATGGGGTACAGAAAGCCTTCGCATCCGACCTAATTGAAGCGGGAGTCCGAGGGACGGGCATGGGAGCATACAATATGCTGACGGGATTGGCGCTATTTCCTGCCAGCCTAATCGCGGGTTATTTATGGGACAGCATCAGCCCATCGGCACCTTTTTACTATGGCGCGGCAACCGCACTCCTCTCTGCGCTATTACTGGCAATCTGCTTCCGAAGCTCCGATGTCATTTATAGCGGTAGGTAA
- a CDS encoding endonuclease/exonuclease/phosphatase family protein has product MFRIVTYNIKAGLGMDGIRSIRRIGDVLAHLRADVICLQEVDQHIARSWLANQPKLLGIRLDMHPVFQRNLRLDSGWYGNCILVKPPVIHCRFHQLPGGGEPRGLLEVTTSLDGSEVTIFCTHLSTEEPVRVEQALKAAEITRSVHRPKILCGDMNDVRGSKTLANLLSDPVLRDVALEFEQDHAATLIGPIPSRIDFILADLRFKVESYFVVDSNASDHRPVVADLTLA; this is encoded by the coding sequence ATGTTCAGAATTGTCACATACAACATAAAAGCTGGGCTCGGCATGGATGGAATTCGCTCCATACGCCGTATTGGAGATGTTTTGGCACATCTCAGGGCGGACGTGATTTGCCTGCAGGAGGTAGACCAACACATAGCCAGAAGCTGGCTGGCAAACCAACCAAAGCTCCTCGGCATTCGCCTCGACATGCATCCTGTATTCCAACGCAACCTTAGGCTGGATTCCGGCTGGTACGGAAACTGCATACTTGTAAAGCCACCAGTCATCCACTGCCGCTTTCACCAACTTCCTGGAGGAGGAGAACCTCGCGGTCTCCTTGAGGTGACTACATCCCTCGATGGCTCAGAGGTTACAATTTTTTGCACACACCTTTCCACCGAAGAACCAGTCAGAGTGGAGCAGGCTCTCAAAGCGGCGGAAATCACACGTTCTGTCCACAGACCCAAAATACTTTGCGGCGATATGAACGACGTGAGAGGCTCAAAGACATTGGCTAATTTGCTTAGCGATCCAGTTCTACGGGATGTTGCCCTTGAATTTGAGCAAGATCATGCCGCAACTCTAATTGGACCAATCCCTTCTCGAATTGACTTCATTCTAGCAGACTTAAGGTTTAAAGTGGAATCTTATTTTGTTGTTGATTCTAATGCTTCCGACCACCGACCGGTGGTTGCCGACTTGACACTTGCTTAG
- a CDS encoding 4Fe-4S binding protein: protein MAVNVNDKLKKMPETKEPCWRELPEAGLVTESGTAAKYKTGDWRTQRPVWDAEKCIHCLICWAYCPDSAILVNEEGKITGIDLDHCKGCGICAEECPPKVKAYKMVPEAEFRGK, encoded by the coding sequence ATGGCAGTTAATGTTAACGACAAACTAAAGAAAATGCCCGAGACCAAGGAACCCTGCTGGCGGGAACTTCCTGAGGCAGGATTGGTTACCGAAAGTGGCACAGCGGCAAAATACAAGACAGGTGATTGGCGTACTCAGCGCCCAGTTTGGGATGCAGAAAAATGCATTCACTGCTTAATCTGCTGGGCATATTGTCCCGACAGCGCAATTCTCGTGAACGAAGAAGGCAAAATTACAGGAATAGACCTAGACCACTGCAAGGGATGTGGAATCTGCGCTGAGGAGTGTCCACCAAAGGTAAAGGCATACAAAATGGTTCCAGAAGCCGAGTTTAGAGGGAAGTAG
- a CDS encoding DUF6067 family protein, whose amino-acid sequence MVIRRIVLPVCILLALAAFNIRAEGVEKMPAEPILKVWTVDSLIKIFPNTPASDAPAAVKVDAVRNEYESAQLVVTPDRNIDNLTVKVSQLTGPSKVAPRVETHFLGYVHIEKGTPETPPEYLITQAPSDIPDVLLEAKSVSVKASQNQPIWFTIYVPKNAEPGIYKGEITIEADSTKSNVPLEVKVYPATLPDERTLYLTNWFSHGNIAKFHGLEMWSEPYWKMLEAYARCMAEHRQNVVITPIMDLIAVHYDSSGNRTLDFSRFDSWVELFKKAGVIGTIEGGHLGGRSEWEATDFDAHWPRIYNPDGSIKPNPKIKTTSEEERQFLSWFMPALQKHLEEKGWIGIYIQHLADEPIPANAESYKKLSSWVREFAPKLRIIDACMANEIAGAIDIWVPLPQHFESHMKFFRERQALGEEVWFYTCLTPKGKYMNRLLDFQLIRTRLLHWLNFKYGLTGYLHWGFNYWRGDPYTDWQSDWLPPGDSHIVYPGKRGPMSSIRLEALRDGVEDFELLKLLEKKHPRKARQICNSVVRTMTDYTLDPSEFREARKRLIEEVSK is encoded by the coding sequence ATGGTTATAAGAAGGATTGTTTTACCTGTCTGCATACTACTTGCGCTTGCCGCATTCAACATTCGCGCCGAAGGGGTGGAAAAAATGCCTGCAGAACCCATATTAAAAGTCTGGACAGTGGATTCATTGATAAAAATATTTCCGAATACTCCCGCATCGGATGCCCCAGCCGCGGTAAAAGTAGATGCTGTTCGCAACGAATACGAATCCGCACAGTTGGTTGTCACGCCAGATAGGAACATAGATAACCTCACTGTAAAAGTCTCGCAACTCACCGGTCCGTCGAAGGTAGCTCCACGCGTTGAAACACACTTCTTAGGCTACGTGCACATCGAGAAAGGTACTCCTGAAACGCCACCTGAATATCTCATTACTCAAGCGCCGTCAGACATACCAGATGTTCTCCTCGAAGCAAAATCGGTCTCGGTCAAAGCAAGCCAAAATCAGCCAATTTGGTTCACGATTTATGTTCCGAAGAACGCCGAGCCGGGAATTTATAAGGGCGAAATAACAATCGAAGCAGATTCCACCAAATCCAACGTCCCCCTAGAAGTCAAAGTTTACCCTGCAACACTGCCTGACGAACGAACGCTGTACCTCACCAACTGGTTTTCTCACGGCAATATTGCTAAGTTTCACGGGCTGGAAATGTGGAGTGAGCCATATTGGAAGATGCTTGAGGCTTATGCAAGATGCATGGCCGAACATCGCCAGAACGTAGTTATTACCCCAATCATGGATCTGATTGCTGTGCACTATGACAGTAGCGGCAACCGAACACTTGATTTCTCACGCTTTGACAGTTGGGTCGAGCTTTTTAAGAAAGCTGGAGTCATCGGAACAATCGAGGGTGGTCACCTCGGTGGGAGGAGCGAATGGGAGGCAACAGACTTTGATGCTCATTGGCCTCGGATTTATAACCCAGATGGTTCAATTAAGCCAAATCCTAAAATTAAAACTACATCCGAAGAGGAGCGACAGTTCCTTTCTTGGTTCATGCCCGCGCTTCAAAAGCATTTGGAAGAAAAAGGATGGATTGGCATTTACATTCAGCACCTTGCCGATGAACCAATCCCAGCTAATGCGGAAAGTTACAAAAAATTATCATCTTGGGTACGGGAATTTGCACCCAAGCTTAGAATCATCGACGCATGCATGGCGAATGAAATTGCTGGCGCAATTGACATATGGGTACCGCTCCCTCAACACTTCGAAAGCCACATGAAGTTTTTCCGCGAAAGGCAAGCATTAGGCGAGGAAGTATGGTTTTACACCTGTCTTACCCCAAAGGGCAAGTATATGAATCGTTTGCTTGATTTTCAGCTCATCAGAACGCGGCTGCTCCATTGGTTGAACTTCAAGTACGGTCTTACCGGCTATCTACACTGGGGGTTCAACTACTGGCGTGGTGATCCGTATACTGACTGGCAATCGGACTGGCTGCCGCCCGGGGATTCACACATCGTATATCCAGGGAAGCGAGGACCTATGAGTTCAATCAGACTTGAGGCGCTCCGCGATGGAGTTGAGGATTTCGAGCTTCTGAAGTTGCTAGAGAAAAAGCACCCTCGGAAAGCACGACAAATTTGCAATTCCGTCGTCCGAACCATGACCGACTACACACTCGACCCATCAGAGTTTCGCGAAGCTCGCAAGCGATTGATTGAGGAAGTAAGCAAGTAA
- a CDS encoding radical SAM protein, whose protein sequence is MKVLLLNPPMDGKEPPTRHTESLGMGYIAAVLRRDGHDVEMLDAYLRRMKLGETIAEVVSRDFDCLGITAYDVHRHNLLTIAKQVRKKKKNAIICAGGYLPTFSAEKILTACPEFDFLVRGEGEITASEVFGRISRGEDWHDTPGIAYLNGNKPVLNPMPPLVQDLDSLPFPARDELARMTPKMPALISGSRGCYHRCAFCSIHSFYGLHGGRAPRYRSAANILDEIEKVINETGVREFVFSDDNFIGPGAKNKERVLRIIDEMKARKLDFTFTIECRVDEADEGILRKLKEVGLTRVFLGVESGVQRQLDTYNKKITVEQSRRAIELVRKLGINIHAGLIMLDPYVTLNELLQNIDFIREMKLQDSFSKLPFLYTTKLTLYGGVPLIEKLREEGLLREKGLDMDYVFKDKWFRLIYGITNAIGKTIGLVNRFRN, encoded by the coding sequence ATGAAGGTTTTGCTCCTCAATCCACCAATGGATGGCAAGGAACCACCTACCCGGCACACCGAGAGCCTCGGGATGGGATATATCGCCGCTGTGCTCCGCCGGGATGGGCATGATGTTGAAATGTTAGATGCATACCTCAGGCGAATGAAGCTGGGTGAAACCATCGCCGAGGTGGTCTCTCGCGACTTCGATTGCCTTGGAATCACCGCATATGATGTCCACAGGCATAATCTACTCACCATCGCAAAACAAGTACGGAAAAAGAAAAAGAACGCCATCATCTGCGCAGGTGGCTATCTTCCGACATTCTCAGCCGAAAAAATCTTGACCGCATGTCCTGAGTTCGACTTCCTCGTAAGAGGTGAAGGTGAGATAACAGCAAGCGAAGTATTTGGGCGGATTTCGCGAGGCGAGGACTGGCACGACACTCCAGGAATAGCTTATCTCAACGGCAACAAGCCAGTGCTAAACCCTATGCCGCCATTAGTCCAAGACCTCGACAGCCTGCCGTTTCCTGCGCGTGACGAGCTTGCGCGGATGACACCGAAAATGCCTGCGCTAATCTCCGGAAGCCGTGGATGCTACCACCGTTGTGCCTTTTGCTCAATCCACAGCTTCTATGGGCTGCATGGTGGTCGTGCTCCAAGATACAGGAGCGCCGCTAACATCTTAGACGAAATTGAAAAAGTAATTAATGAGACAGGCGTTCGGGAGTTCGTGTTCTCGGACGACAACTTCATTGGCCCAGGAGCAAAGAATAAGGAAAGGGTACTTCGAATTATTGACGAGATGAAAGCGCGTAAGCTCGACTTCACCTTTACAATTGAATGCCGAGTAGATGAGGCAGATGAGGGAATTCTCCGAAAACTCAAAGAAGTTGGTCTTACAAGGGTATTTCTCGGAGTCGAATCCGGCGTCCAGCGCCAGCTGGATACGTATAATAAGAAAATAACGGTCGAGCAAAGCCGGCGCGCCATAGAGCTTGTAAGAAAACTAGGAATCAATATACATGCTGGGTTGATTATGCTTGACCCTTACGTAACTTTAAATGAGCTACTCCAAAATATAGACTTTATTCGGGAGATGAAGCTTCAAGATAGCTTCTCAAAATTACCTTTCTTATATACCACTAAACTCACTCTTTACGGCGGGGTACCTCTAATTGAGAAACTCCGAGAGGAAGGCTTGCTTCGCGAAAAAGGCTTGGACATGGACTATGTATTTAAGGACAAGTGGTTTAGGCTAATCTACGGCATAACCAATGCCATAGGAAAAACCATCGGCTTAGTCAATCGATTCCGTAATTAG
- the infA gene encoding translation initiation factor IF-1: protein MAKEEGIRVDGVVEEALPNAMFKVRLDNGHEVLAHISGKMRMHFIRILPGDRVQVELSPYDLTRGRITYRYK from the coding sequence ATGGCAAAAGAGGAAGGCATTCGTGTGGACGGCGTCGTAGAAGAGGCGCTTCCAAACGCTATGTTTAAGGTCAGGCTTGACAATGGTCATGAGGTACTTGCGCACATTTCTGGCAAGATGCGCATGCATTTTATAAGAATACTTCCAGGGGATAGAGTACAAGTTGAGCTGTCGCCTTATGACCTTACCCGTGGCCGCATTACCTACCGCTATAAATGA